The Mercurialis annua linkage group LG2, ddMerAnnu1.2, whole genome shotgun sequence genome contains a region encoding:
- the LOC126666902 gene encoding uncharacterized protein LOC126666902 yields MAGLFDKQAAIYAEARPNFPEKWFSMLSALTSHHSLAWDVGTGNGQAAINIAQHYDKVIATDISEEQLKHAIHDPRIQYFHTPSSMSDNEIISLIGDENSVDLVTVSVAVHYFDLERFYSQVKRLLRNPGGIIAVWTYNIIQVNSEFDPVMQRFYESTLPFWSPKAKIAFDCYKTLPFPFESVGVGCEGQPKILDMPKQMSFEGMLGLLRSWSAVNTAKDQGVDLLSENVVKRFENAWGGSDVVRTVIFKTYMIAGKV; encoded by the exons ATGGCAGGTTTGTTTGATAAGCAGGCAGCAATTTATGCAGAGGCAAGACCAAATTTTCCTGAAAAATGGTTTTCAATGCTCTCTGCTCTTACGTCTCACCATTCTTTAGCTTGGGATGTTGGCACCGGCAACGGCCAAGCAGCCATCAAC ATTGCACAACATTATGATAAAGTAATTGCAACTGACATAAGTGAAGAACAATTGAAGCATGCCATTCACGATCCTCGAATTCAATACTTCCACACCCCATCATCAATGTCCGACAATGAAATAATATCCTTAATCGGGGACGAAAACTCAGTTGATCTAGTGACAGTATCGGTAGCGGTACATTATTTTGATCTGGAAAGGTTCTACTCTCAAGTTAAACGTCTGCTGCGAAATCCAGGAGGCATCATTGCAGTTTGGACATACAATATCATCCAAGTTAACTCAGAATTTGATCCCGTCATGCAGCGATTCTACGAAAGTACGCTTCCGTTCTGGAGTCCCAAGGCCAAGATCGCATTCGATTGTTACAAGACACTTCCATTTCCTTTTGAAAGTGTGGGCGTAGGATGCGAAGGGCAGCCGAAGATATTAGACATGCCGAAGCAGATGTCTTTTGAGGGAATGTTGGGGCTGTTAAGATCATGGTCCGCTGTCAATACTGCTAAGGATCAAGGTGTGGATTTGCTGTCGGAAAATGTTGTTAAGCGGTTCGAGAATGCTTGGGGAGGCTCTGATGTTGTTAGGACAGTCATATTTAAGACTTATATGATTGCAGGAAAAGTTTAA
- the LOC126668184 gene encoding putative F-box protein At3g16210, with product MFEFLPEEIVVQILSRLPAKSVLKFSCACKLWNSIIKNPNFIPTFSSNKHHPCIFILHYDGRDLKYKYSMRFDDEDFDEYLFLQPVCNPPDEVGEVIGSSGGLVCLCYQNSRIDKLIICNPCIRKSLVIPKYSAHPFGWIRNKLMGFGFDSRTNDYKLFLAHLAIDSITNVLLYSLNSNSWKKITITSVGRNYIF from the coding sequence ATGTTTGAATTCTTGCCTGAAGAGATTGTAGTTCAAATATTAAGCAGATTGCCTGCCAAGTCTGTTTTGAAATTTAGTTGTGCTTGCAAGTTATGGAATTCTATCatcaaaaaccctaatttcatcCCTACTTTCTCATCAAACAAACATCACCCTTGCATCTTTATTCTTCACTATGATGGGCGAGACTTAAAATACAAATACTCTATGCGTTTTGACGACGAAGATTTCGATGAGTACCTGTTTCTCCAACCAGTTTGCAACCCACCCGACGAAGTCGGTGAAGTGATCGGCTCGAGTGGTGGTCTTGTCTGCCTCTGCTATCAAAACAGCCGCATAGATAAGCTCATTATTTGTAACCCTTGCATTAGAAAATCCTTGGTGATACCTAAATATAGTGCTCATCCTTTTGGTTGGATTCGCAATAAATTAATGGGGTTTGGGTTTGATTCAAGAACCAACGATTACAAATTATTTTTGGCTCACTTAGCTATAGACTCTATTACTAACGTGCTTCTATATTCACTCAATTCTAATTCTTGGAAGAAAATTACTATTACTAGTGTTGGTCGcaactatattttttaa